Genomic window (Roseivirga sp. 4D4):
TCCATTGCATGTTATGCTTTACGAATATCTGGGTTGGGAAAAGCCAGAATTTGCCCATTTACCACTCCTATTAAAACCTGATGGAAATGGTAAGTTGAGTAAAAGAGCTGCCGACAAATTAGGGTTCCCGATTTTTCCATTGAATTGGGTAGATCCTGCTACAAACGAGCTTTCAAAGGGGTTCAAAGAGGAAGGATATCTATCAGATGCCTTTATCAATTTTCTGGCGCTACTTGGTTGGAACCCTGGTGGTGAAAAAGAAATTTTCTCAATGGATGAGCTTATCGAGCTTTTCAGTTTAGAAAAGATCAATAAGGCTGGTGCAAAATTCGACATCGAAAAAGCAAAGTGGTTCAATGAGCAATACCTGAAGTCAAGGTCTGATGAGGAGCTTGCAAGTGAATTTATGACACTCTTAGGAGAGGGGATTGATGAAAGTAAGGCCATTTCAATTGCAGGTGCCTTGAAAGAACGCGTGACTTTTGTGAAAGATATGATTGTGGCGGGTGGTTTTTTCTTTGCAACTCCTGAATCATATGATGAAAAAACCGTTAGAAAGAAGTGGAATCAACTGGCTGTAGATAAGTTGACTGGATTTGCTTCTCATCTAAAAGGTTTGGAACAGATTGATAGGGAGGAAGCACGTGATGTTTTAATGCGTTATCTTGCAGAGGATGAAACTCCTTTGGGTAGAGTAATGCCAGCATTGCGACTTGCACTTACAGGTCAGGCTGGAGGGCCAGATTTAATGGCCATCATAGAGATATTGGGTCCTGCTGAGGTTGTCAGTAGAATCGAAAGAGCGATAGGCACAATCACATTAAACGATTAACCATGGCAAAGAAGAAGGAACAACAAGAAAAGCCGAAAGTAGCTCCAGAATTGGATGGGCTTGAAGTGAATATAGATTCATTCGGAGAAATACAAAACTCCCTTTCCATTGATAAGATCAATGACTTCTTGAACAAGAACGTTGACGATAAGAAACTCAGAGATCGTGACGATCTTGATGAGATTCAAGGCGAAGAAGAGGAATAACCTCTAGTTTACCCGACTAACGTAGAGACCCTCACCACTAGCTCCATGGACAATGATGGATTCATTACCAACCTGGAGTTTAAGTGCAGATTTTATATTACCACTTGCTCGGTAGTTTGAATCTCTGTTCACCACAAACTCTTGGCTTGACTTGTCAAATGATATAACAAAGCCATGGCTTGCATCATACTGACCTACGGTTACTTCAGTGCCATAGTCATTTCCACTCAAAAGTAAATTGCCATCTGAGGCGACTATCGATTGTAAAGGTGCTATTTGCGTCTCTTTCGGAAGCATAACAGCCTTATACCCGTCTGAAGAGCTTAAGAATACCATGTGATTAAAGGTGTTTGCCTTTAGCACGTAAGCTCCATCACGAATTTCGGGAGGAATAACCTCAGCAAAGGTGGCTTTTGCAAACTCTTCGTGTTTAACATATCTTTTCTTGAAGCGGATGACTTGCTGCTCTAAAGTACTTTTTGAGTGAAGTACGTGCTCTTCTCCACCTATGAAGCAACTCATAATGGCATCAATCATACCATTGTCATCGTAGTCTTTGGCAAAAACACTTATAGGCTGATCAATACTAACATCATACTTCGTATTTTCTCCTAAATTACCGGCAATTATGTCAAGCTTTCCGTCCTCATTGAGATCTTCCAGATAGATTGTTTTCCACCATCCAGTGTAGGTACTTAAGCCCAACGCGTTAGTGGCATTCGTAAATTTTCCTTCCTGCTGTACAAAAACCGTGACGGGCATAAATTCTCCGGCCAGAATCAAGTCAAGGTCATTGTCGTCATCAATGTCCGCCCATTCTGAGGTGGTAACCATACCTACTTTTTGAAGCCCAGAAGAAACTTCTTCAGTAATGTCTGAAAATTTACCTCCATCATTTCTTAAAATATACGAAGTCCCAGGCATTGGGTATTTCTTTGGGTCTAAACGTCCTCCCACAAAAAGATCCGTATCGCCATCGCCATCAAAGTCGGAAGCTGAGACAGAGCCCGAACTCGTCAACATTTCTGGAAGTATACCATCACCCAGGCTGAACTTACCTCTTCCATTGTTAATGTAAATTCTGTCTTGATACTCTGGACTGTCGGCATCAAATTCGTTACTGCCAGAAGCAACATAGAGATCAAGGTCTCCATCTTGATCGAAATCCAAGAAGGTAGCATCGATGTCTTCTGAGTCTATTGATCCGCCTAATGGACTTTTTCTAAATTTTCCATTACTGGTTTGGGTGAAAATGTATCCTGCGTTCCCAGCGGAACCACCAACAAATAAATCTTCCAGTCTATCACCATTTACATCACCTTTTGCTAATGCAGGCCCTGATTGTGATAGTCTATGTGGAAGGAGAGGCTCGAAATAGAAATCCACAAAGTCGTTTTCGGGAGTGATGTGACTTAGTCCGTAATTACTAGCTAGGTTTCCAGAGCTTAAATTGGTTTCATCGATAGCGATTACATTATCTCCGGAATCTCCTACTTCAAAAGTCAGTGTGGCATTTAAAGTTGCTGCCTTTGTTTCAGATTGCCCATTCGGCCATATAACTGTGACCTCTGCTGGTGATAAGTTCTCTCCAAAACCAAAATAAATTTCTGATGTGACATTGGAGAGGTAGCCACGGGTTTTGGATTGGTAGTGAGTTCGCTTTACACCTCCCTGTTCCACGATGATTTTGGCACCAATACCATCGGGATTCTCTTTGGTACCCTTCAGTCTTACCTTTAAGTAGTTGGGTTTGATTTCCTGCTGTTCCAAACGATTTTCATAGACATAGGCATGGTCATCGATATTGGAAATCACTATGTCTAGATCGCCATCTTGGTCTAGATCGGCATAGGCCATTCCATTGGACCAGGTAGGTGCTGAAAGTCCCCAATCGGTGGTGACATCTGTAAAAGTTAAGTCTCCATTGTAGGCGTAAGCATAGTTTGGAAGCTTTAGATCGTTGGTTTTTTTGACAATGGCTAATGCCACCTCATCAGGGTCTTCTCCTTTTCCTTTGGCAATTTCCAGCTGCTCACTAATGTAGTTTCGAAAATCCCAATCAGTGACGTTTCTTCTAAAGCCGTTGGTAATGATCAGGTCTTTGTTTCCGTTCGCATCATAATCCGCGAAGACGGGAGCCCAACTCCAGTCGGTCTCATTGATGCCAGCAAACTGACCTATCTCTGAAAATCCCTTTTCCCCCTGATTCATTTGTAACGTATTTCGCATATACTGCGGGGTATAACCTTCTTTGATAGAAAGGTTATAGAAGTCGTAATGCATTGGACCGAGAATCTTCTTCTGTCGATAGTTGTCCTCGGGCATCATATCCACTTGAACCACATCAGGTAACAAGTCATTGTTGAAGTCCTGAACATCTACACCCATCCCAAAATGGCTGGTATGCTTTAGATATGCTTTTGACATGTCACTAAATGTTCCATCCTGATTATTGATGTAGACGATATCATCGAATAGGAAATCATTACTTATGTAAAGATCGGGATAGAGGTCATTATTTAAATCATTCACAGCAACTCCTAGTCCATAACCCTCGATGAGAATTCCTGCTTCCAAGGTGACATCAGTAAAAGTGTTGTCTCCATTATTTCGGTAAAGCCTGTCGTTGGAAAGCCCCGTACCATCAACGATCTTTTTGTTGACCATTTTTAAATCGGTACCCTCATTATTACCATAGGTTAAAAGGTACATGTCCAGATCTCCATCCAGATCATAGTCAAAGAATGCAGAATGTGTTGAGTGGCCATTGTCATTCAGTCCGTAAGCCTTGGCTTGTTCAGAGAAAGTCAGGTCACCATTATTAATAAAAAGTAAGTTTTCCCTTTTGGTACTGTCAGGGTTCGATACGGCAATATAAATGTCATTAAAGCCATCAGCATTGATGTCAACGATTGAGACACCATTACACCATGCCTCTGTTTCAACACCAGCCTCTTCTGTGATATCATCGAATTTCAAACCCCCTTTATTCAAGTAAAGCTTGCTTGACACAAAATTTCCAGTGAAAAAGACATCCTCGAGACCGTCATTGTTCAAGTCGCCTATCGCCACTCCAGCACCATTATAGATGGGTGCAAAACTAAGGAGGTTAATCTCTCTGTTTTCGCGCATTTCATTGTTAAAGCGAATGCCAGACTCTCTTGGGCTTAACAATTTGAAAAGCCCATCATTTTGCTCTGGCTC
Coding sequences:
- the gltX gene encoding glutamate--tRNA ligase: MSVRVRFAPSPTGALHIGGVRTALYNYLFAKKHNGTFVLRIEDTDQNRFVDGAESYIENALEWAGISPDEGVKAGGGYGPYKQSERKVRYKAFADQLIAEDKAYIAFDTPEELDAMRERLKEARVANPQYNAITRMQMRNSLTLSAEEVDNLIAEGHPYVVRIKLPRNEDVRFKDLVRGWVVVNTATMDDKVLLKSDGMPTYHLANIVDDHQMEISHVIRGEEWLPSAPLHVMLYEYLGWEKPEFAHLPLLLKPDGNGKLSKRAADKLGFPIFPLNWVDPATNELSKGFKEEGYLSDAFINFLALLGWNPGGEKEIFSMDELIELFSLEKINKAGAKFDIEKAKWFNEQYLKSRSDEELASEFMTLLGEGIDESKAISIAGALKERVTFVKDMIVAGGFFFATPESYDEKTVRKKWNQLAVDKLTGFASHLKGLEQIDREEARDVLMRYLAEDETPLGRVMPALRLALTGQAGGPDLMAIIEILGPAEVVSRIERAIGTITLND
- a CDS encoding VCBS repeat-containing protein, producing MNKSLLRLATFFSLAIIFISCSEPEQNDGLFKLLSPRESGIRFNNEMRENREINLLSFAPIYNGAGVAIGDLNNDGLEDVFFTGNFVSSKLYLNKGGLKFDDITEEAGVETEAWCNGVSIVDINADGFNDIYIAVSNPDSTKRENLLFINNGDLTFSEQAKAYGLNDNGHSTHSAFFDYDLDGDLDMYLLTYGNNEGTDLKMVNKKIVDGTGLSNDRLYRNNGDNTFTDVTLEAGILIEGYGLGVAVNDLNNDLYPDLYISNDFLFDDIVYINNQDGTFSDMSKAYLKHTSHFGMGVDVQDFNNDLLPDVVQVDMMPEDNYRQKKILGPMHYDFYNLSIKEGYTPQYMRNTLQMNQGEKGFSEIGQFAGINETDWSWAPVFADYDANGNKDLIITNGFRRNVTDWDFRNYISEQLEIAKGKGEDPDEVALAIVKKTNDLKLPNYAYAYNGDLTFTDVTTDWGLSAPTWSNGMAYADLDQDGDLDIVISNIDDHAYVYENRLEQQEIKPNYLKVRLKGTKENPDGIGAKIIVEQGGVKRTHYQSKTRGYLSNVTSEIYFGFGENLSPAEVTVIWPNGQSETKAATLNATLTFEVGDSGDNVIAIDETNLSSGNLASNYGLSHITPENDFVDFYFEPLLPHRLSQSGPALAKGDVNGDRLEDLFVGGSAGNAGYIFTQTSNGKFRKSPLGGSIDSEDIDATFLDFDQDGDLDLYVASGSNEFDADSPEYQDRIYINNGRGKFSLGDGILPEMLTSSGSVSASDFDGDGDTDLFVGGRLDPKKYPMPGTSYILRNDGGKFSDITEEVSSGLQKVGMVTTSEWADIDDDNDLDLILAGEFMPVTVFVQQEGKFTNATNALGLSTYTGWWKTIYLEDLNEDGKLDIIAGNLGENTKYDVSIDQPISVFAKDYDDNGMIDAIMSCFIGGEEHVLHSKSTLEQQVIRFKKRYVKHEEFAKATFAEVIPPEIRDGAYVLKANTFNHMVFLSSSDGYKAVMLPKETQIAPLQSIVASDGNLLLSGNDYGTEVTVGQYDASHGFVISFDKSSQEFVVNRDSNYRASGNIKSALKLQVGNESIIVHGASGEGLYVSRVN